Below is a window of Tolypothrix bouteillei VB521301 DNA.
AGGTGTAGCAGGTGTTTGTGGATAACTCAAAGTTTTCCAAGAGTTTGTGCTAGTATCAAAACAACGCCAAGCTCCTATAGAACTATCCCGGTAGCAGAAAAGGGAGCGATCGCCAGCGTTAAAGTTATCGGTCAAAAAGTATACAATCCCTCTGAAAGGATAGATTTTGCGACTCAGCCGCTTGGCTACTGCTTGGTTGGGACATTCTACGACAAATACTGGTTGTCCGTGCAAATGGGCTAAGGAGAAAATACACATCCGCAGGATCGCTCGCAGCCAACTTTCTGAGTTATCAAAATAATCATCAATGATTTTGTTGGTTAGAGCTTTTTCTAAAGCACGGTCTTTTTTATAAGGAGTGTGAGGGTCTGACATAGCGCAACCTATAGCTTTACCGTTGGTTTGAGATTAAACCAAAAGCTCTAAAAGTGACAAGCGTATAGCAATCGTTTGAGCAAAAATCAGAAAATTTACTTAATATAAGACAAAAGAATAACCTCAGTAGAGGGCAATTTTCCTTGAAATTGCATAAAATGTATATAATAAAAGGCTACACAAGGTAAAAAGACCGTAGTATTTAGTATCTTAGTGCCTGCAAAGCTTGGTAAAATTTACTGAGTAACTGTGCTTCGATTTTGTCATGACAACTGAAATTAATCAAAACGATCCAACAACCAAGGGTGCTGATGCAATTGATGAAGCGATCGCACGAGGAATTGATTTCGATGGTTCTCCCATTCCCCCGGCTAAGTTAGATCTCTATCAGAAAGTCATGGGGCTAGAAGCAAACAGACAGCGCAGTGGGGTCTCAAATACAATGCGATCGCGCATTGTCAGAATTGGAGCAAAACACATTCCCCAAGCCGAACTCAATCAAATGTTAGAAGACGCGGGTTTTGCACCTTTGAAAGAGAAAGAAATTGCTTTTTATTACAGTAAATAGCTAATGGCTAATGGCTAATGGCTAATGGCTAATGGCTAATGGCTAATGGCTAATGGCTAAGTAGTCTGGTATGACAAAAATTAACCATTAGTACTGCTGGGCAATGCCTACCAAAGATTTTAGTGGGTATTACGCCACTCCTTTGGGCGCGAGGAAACTAGCGCCCGAGGTTTGCTCCCCTGCATATATTTCACAAATCAAATAGGATTGCCATAGCTAATAATTGAACAATATAACCATTAGCCCTTCGGGTATCTCCTTACGGAGACGCTTCGCGTTGCGAAGCTATGCCCGAAGGGCTGTACGCCAGTTCCCTACGGCGGGAAACCCGCCTACTTTCTCTGGTCTCACCATTAGCCATTAGCTATTAGCTATTAGCCATTTCACAATTTTGCCAAAAATCCGTAATTTTATACCCCAGTTCCTCTATCATTTGCCGCAGGAGAGGTAAACTTAATCCGATAACATTGCTGTGACAACCTTCAATTTTTTCTACAAACAAACTACCATAACCTTCAAGTGCAAATGCACCAGCACATTTGAGAGGTTCTCCTGTAGCAACATAAGCATCAATGGTACTGGAGTCGAGTTGTGCAAAGTAAACTCTTGTAACCTGATACCTTAACAAACTAACATTTTGAGAAACATCGATTAACGCATGACCCGTGTAGAGGTCACCAAAACTTCCTTGCATTTTTTGCCAGCGTTGGCGTGCTTCTTCTGGATCTGCAGGTTTGCCATGAATTTCACCCCCCATATAGAGAACAGAATCACAACCCATAATGAGAGCGTATTGAAACTGGGGAACTACAGTTGCTGCTTTGTTTTTCGCCAAAGTTTGCACGAGCTGTGCGGGATCGCTTAATTGAACTTGAGATTCATCGAAATTACTGGGACGAACTATGGCTTCAATTCCAATTGTCTGAAGAAGACGACGACGTGCAGGAGATGCAGAAGCTAATACAAAAGGTGGGATGTTCATAAAAAATTGTTGGTTGTTAGTGGTTAGTTGTTAGTTGTTATCTAACCACTGTACGGGCGCAAGGCAATGCGCCCCTACTAATATACAGAAAAAGAATTTACAGCTTCTTCTATAAGTCTTTGAACTCTAGACCAACGTTTTTCGGTAACGGAAGCATTGAAGGTAAAAAGTTTACCACGGCTAACTGCAACATTGGCAAGATTGTGACGTTGTTGATTTCCGGGCAATTTAACTAAATACTCCAATTTATAGTAGGTTATGCCTTTATATTCTCGTTCTTGAGCATTAACTAGTTCGGCTTCACGACCAGATCCTTCAGGCGCAAGAGCATTTTTCCCTAATTTGTAACCTACTTCTCCTGGTGTTCCCAGTTCTTTGAGAGTTTTACCATCTGGAACAGGGCTAATAACCACAGAAACATTTTCACTTGGTTCAATAATGTCATGAAAAACCACGTCGGGTCCGTTGGCGACTTTAACTTGCACCCAGCCGTTAGGATATGAAAACTCATAGCCATCAGTGGTATTAACATAACTTCTGAGACCAGCTGCGATCGCTACATCAGAATGACTTAGAGTGAAACTAAACACCAATAGCAAAATGAACGCAATTCGTTTCCACATGAATAATATTCCTTTAGGCTGGTTGCCAGAATAGGCAAGTATAATTTCTCTTACTTATTGTCGCATTAAGGGTGACATCCAGGTTCAAAGAGATAAAGGGAAGAGAGAAGTGATGGAAAATATCTTACGTGAGTTGGAAGGTTTCTAAAATTTTGTTGTTCACACTAATAGACAGTAAATAGAGTTTATTAGCAGAGAATATGGCTCCCACAGTACTTATCACAGGTAGTTCTCAAGGGATAGGAAAAGCGACTGCACTTCTGTTTGCTCGTAAGGGGTACGATCTTGTATTGACTGCACGTCGTATTGAGCTTTTAGAAAGTGTGGCGCAAGAAATACAGGCTCTCGGTCATCAAACACCACTCGTAGTTTCTTGTGATGTGACAGATCCCTTACAAGTCAATACATTAGTTGAAAAAGCTTTAGATCGTTTTGGGTGTATTGATGTATTGATAAATAATGCAGGGAGATTTGCTGAAGGACCAGTAGAAGCTTTTTCCCTGAGCGATTGGCATGATATCATAGACCTCAATTTGTGGGGATATATTCATACAATTAACGCTCTTTTGCCTCATTTTCTCCAACGCAAAAAAGGAACTATCGTGAATCTCAGTTCTATTGGTGGTAAAGCAGCAACGCCATACGTAGTTCCATACTGTACTAGCAAGTTTGCCGTTACTGGTTTGACAGAATCATTACATGCAGAATTAAAACCTAAGGGTATTCACGTTTGTGGTATTTACCCAAATTTAATTAAAAGTAGCCTGATGGAGAGAACTGTTTTTCGCGGTAACGACGAGCAGGATGCTCAAAGTCGTCGGGAACAACTAGAAAATATCTTAAAATTTCCTGGAGTTGAGAAGCCTGAGGATGTAGCAAATGCTATTTGGGATGCTGTCCACAACCATAAATCTGAGGTATTGGTAGGTTCGGCAAATATTTCGCAAGGGTTCAATAAATTATTTCCCAGTTTCTTACAATGGGCTTCCCGACAAGCTTTGAAGAATAAGGATAATTAGTTGTTAGTTGTTAGTTGTTGGTCGTTAGCTAATATCTACTAACCACTAACCGCTAACTAATTCCAATTAATCACTTTTTCTTTGACTATTGTTCTACCGTCTTCAATAACTCTGAAAACATTTCTATTTAGGATGTAATGGACATTTCCATTAATTGCAAGATATTGAGTGTTTTCTCCAGATTGAGAATTGTCTTTTTGTAGCGGAAGTGCGATCGCGCTGTTCCCATTCTTAGCAATACTGATATAACTGTCGGGAACTTCTTTACCACATATATAAACAAGAAAACCTGTTGTTTCTGCTTCTACTAAAGTATTCTGACCGGGAGGACAGTTTTTTGTGAGAGCTTGACCGTCACCCTTAAATGCACTTTTGACTCTTTCTTTAAGAATAAGACGACCCTGTTTGACGGCTATAAGTTCATAAGGAGTTATGACGTGTGCTAACTCTTCTTTAATAGCAACATAAGTTTCTCCATTGACTTGAGTAACGGGTATAGTTGTTTTACCTCCGTCACTTTTGGAAATCCGAACGTAGTATCCAAGAGAACCTGCTTTCTCTCCCCGACAAATGTATACCCGATATTTAGCTGTTTCAAAACTGCGTTTTGGTAGAAGTTTTGAAGACGGACAAACTTGTTCTTGGAGTGATAAAGTGGGGATGTTAGTTAAGTTATTTGTCAGTTTTTTTGGCTCTATTATCTTTTCTTGCGCTCTCGCATCAAGTATTGGCAACAATAACGATGCGATCGTCACTAATGCTAAGTTAAATGTCCCTACATATTTCAATTGACTGTCGAATAACTTCATGTTTTTAAAACAGAAACAGTAAAATACGCAACAATTTTGTGAAGAAGGTATTAAATTTCAGTGTTTTAACGGGTATAAGGCTTTAATTATTATCAAGTAAAAAAAATCCAGAACAGTATCACGTCCTAAATTTTTATATTCTCTTTAAAAAAAATTCTTTACAAGTAATTTTCGTGTTAAGAGAATCTACTTAGCTTGACTCTCTTTCTCTTTTAGTGTTGGAACCTTTTTAATTGTCGTGAATAGGATGGATAATGCTCGCCAGTCACTCCATGTGGGATCGGATACTCATCCTTCACTCTTTATCTATGGTTTTTACAAACGTTACTCTTCGTACTCCGTATCGATTTCAACATCAAGCGTATCTTCATCTATCCGCACGTATAAAATATTGGGATGACAGCAAACTTGACAATCCTCTACGTAAGATTGCTGACCACCCGCACTGAGATCCACAAAAGTTGTGTTCGGTTCGCCACAGAAGGCGCAATAATATTCCGCTGTTGTTTGCATTAACTCAAGGGCTGTAGTTCTTTCTGAGATGATGGGAAATAGCTGGTTGCATCTGCTAGATGTTTCAATAGTGTAGTCTGAGGCAACGGTCCTTGCAAGTGATGCCAAGGAAGTATTTGCTCTGTTGACCAGTTAGCATAAACGTAAAAATCTAGGTCGGGAATTTTTCCTCTAAGTTGTTTAAAAGCACGTTTGTAGCTACCTAAGGAATCTCCAAAAGAACGCGTGAGTTCCAGCATCTCGGAAAGTCGGCGATCGCCTCTCGACAATAAAGTTTGGATAATCGACCAGTTGTAGCTTTCCGGTCGAAAATCTATCCCTTGAGGTTTAAATTGCTTTTGCAAAAACTGCAGTCGTTTTTCTGCTTGAGGATTGACTCCAAACCATTGGAAGGGAGTGTGTGATTTCGGTACAAATGTACTGCATCCTAGTGTGAGCCGCAGACCAGGAGCAGCTTTTTTGAGTTCGCGCATCATTGCGACTGTTGCATCCAAATCTTCTGGTTCTTCACCGGGAATTCCTACCATTCCATAAAGTTTTAAACCTGATAACCCTCCCGCTTTCGCATTGATTGCAGCTGTCACAATTTCGTCATTTTGCAACTTCTTATTTACAATACGTCGCACTTTTTCAGAACCACTTTCTACAGCGATTGTCAGCGATTTTGTGTCTCGTTTTGCTAAAGTTTGTGCTAGCTGTACTGTCACTGTATTGGTTCGTACTGAGGCAATACTGAGACGCACGTCATCGTACTTTGGCTGACTGATGTAATTGAGCAAAGCCTCAAACTCTGGATGTTGGGTCACTGAAGCCCCAAGCAATCCCAGGCGGTTAGTCACTGATAACCCTTTTTCAATCGCTGGAATTAACGAGCTTTCCAGACTAGCAGTTCTAAAAGGGAGTGTGAGATAACTAGCCAAACAGAAACGACACATTTCGGGACAACTTCTTACCACTTCTACCATGTAGATGTTTTCCCAAGCTGCTTTTTCTGTCACGACAGTGGATGCTGAGAGGATATTTCCCCTGTAAGTTTGCTTGTGTACTATACTGGGAATTTCTGCAGACGTAGGTTTAATTGATTTAATGGTTCCATTTGATGGATGATACTCCACTTCATATAAGCTGGGGACATAAACACCGGGAACTTGTGCTAGAGCTTTGAGCTTGCTTTGTCTGTCTGCGTTTCTAACTTCTTTATACGCTTCTATAAAACTCCCTAATAAATTTTCGCCCTCTCCTAGCAAGATGACATCAAAGAAATCCGCAAAAGGTTCGGGGTTGGCTGTAAGCACGGGACCACCGCCAAAAACAATGGGGTCGCGATCGCCTCTCAAATTTGCTCTAATGGGAATCGCTAAAGATTCAAGCAAGTTCAACACGTTGACGTAATCCAACTCCCAAGACATGGAAAAACCTACTAATTCAGGATTTCTAGGAAGTTGTTCGCGAGTATCAGTGAATAAACGACTCACCTGTACATCCGAACGCACAGCCAGAGTAGCCCATACTACTTGATATCCAAGGCTTGTAATGCCCACACTATATTCGTTTGGAAAGGCAAATATAGTAGGAACAGCCCCAGTAGAGGAAGTAGCTCTTTCAAATAAAAGGCGTTCCGCAGAAAATACAGAAGATGTCACAGGTATTTCGTTAATAACAGGTTTATCTATATTTAATTTTAAGCCATAGAATTATCAGGTTAAAAACTAAGCTGACGCTGTTAGCAAGAATAATTGGCAAGGATTTGAGAGCAATGCCATAGAGCAACCATAAGAATATGCCCGTGTTGAAAGAAATCAGCATAATGTAGGAAACATCTTTTGCTGATTTTGTTTGCCATGTTTTCAACACTTGTGGAAAAAAGGAAAATGTTGTAATTGTGGCAGCAAGCAAGCCTAACACCATCACAAAATCCATAGATCGCACCCTTTTGACAACCCTTTTATTTTATACCCTTGTCTTTCACACCCTTCAGATACAATTTAGCCCAAGCATAACGCTCTATATCTTTTGTCAGTAAGTATTCAACCGTATTTTTTCGGCTATTATCACTTGTCATTGTTTTTAAAATATGCTTAATTTCTCCATCAATTTCTTCAGATTTAGCTCCAAGCATCATAGCTTTTTGAAAGCAGAAGTCTCCTTGCAAATAATTACCCTTATCGTAAAAAATAATTCCTAATAAAATATGAGCGTGATAATTTTCAGAATTACATTTTATTGCTTTTGTAGTAAATATCTCTGCGTTAATTAAATCAAATGTATCTTTGAAAGCAGCACCTTTAGCAAGTAAAATACTCGATTTCAGATGGTTGTCTGAAATTTTTTCTAACTCTATCTTGGTAAGTAAATTTAACGCTCTTTGTGGATCGCCTGCTTTACACCAGTAATTGCTAGCAGTTGAAAGGTGTGATATTTTCTGAGTGCGATCGAATTCTTTTTCATGAAAATTTGCCTCCAAAGTATAATATGCAGTAGCTATCTTTACAGAGTTGGATAAAAGGTCTCTTTCTACAAGATGCGCTACCGATACTGAATCCAGACGCTCTTTTGATTCAAGTTTCAACAATATTTTATAAAATATTTCAAAACTTAATTGATTTGTTGAATCTAAAATACCAAATTTTTTTTTCAACTCTATAAAGTGATGTTGCTGAGCAAAAGTAATAATATCATGGCGATTATTCTTAATCAACCACTCAATTTCTGAAGAACTTAAAGCCCATCCTAGTAGAATTCTTGATTTGAGATTGCGAACATAATTTTCATTAGCTATGGCAATTGTTTCATACAGATGTCGCTCTTTGAGAAACTCTATATCTTCTTCTTGTAAAGCATTATCTATGTCAATTAATTTTAAAACTTTGTACAAGTAACTAGAGGTTGATAATTCATCAATCTGCTCTGCTTTATACTTAATTTTTAGAATAGCAAACTCTCGTTTTTTTTCCAATTCATCAGCTATAGCTATCGTTTCAGTCAAACCGTGCTTCTCCAACCAATTCACTTCCGAGTAAATTAGTTCCTCATTGGTATCTAGTTTTTGTAAAATAAGATACAATCGACTTGCTGTAGAACTATCTGTATATTTATTGGCTTTGTACTTTTCCTTAAGCTGTGCAAAGATAGCCTCTCTTTCGGTTTCTTGTTGCTTAAAAATTGCTATAGTTTCAGCCAATCCATGATTAATCAACCATTCAATTTCAAAATCTTCTAGCCGTGTTTTTGTGTCTAGTTTTTTAAGAATTGTGTGTAATGGATTATAGGGCGATAAGTCATGATATTTGGTTGCGTGATATTTCTCTTTTAACGCCAGAAACTGCTGCTGTAGTTCCATTTCCTCAATCATTATAACTGTAGCAAAAAGCTGATTTGACTTTAACCATTCAATCTCGTCGTGGTTCAGTTGGTTTTCTGCGTTTAGTTTCCACAGAATTGCAAATAGAGGGTTTGAAATATCATTCTTAAAACTATTCCAATAATTGGGAATTTTGTACTGAGACTTGAGGCTATAAAACTCATTTTCAAGTTTTATAATTTCTTCTGCTTTTCGCTGTTCCTCTTTTAAAATATGCTCTACAGTTTCAAAAAGTTTGTGCTCTTTTAACCAATCCAACTCAATTTGAGTGAGTTTAATTCCTAAATCAAGTTTTTGCAAAATAAGATACAGTAAGCTCGAAGGCGCTGAATCTTGATATGCAGTTGCTTGATATTTAGATTTCAGATGCATAAAGTGTTTGACGCGAGCCTGAAATTTTTCGTCCATGTGAAGGTCTAGTACAATATACTTTATAAATTTTGTTATTAATGTTACTATAGCAGCACTGAGTTTAAAAGGATAGAACCTGTATTCCACCTATGCAAAAACCCCGACGTCTTTGAGAAGTCGGGGATATAAGCGATACAGAGTTTTTTATAGGCCGTTTGAGAACATTTGTACTGTTAATTTATGAAACATAAAATTTCTCTACAAAACTTTGCACTGACCGTAATGCTGCAATAAGCGATCGCACAGTACAATTGCCACCATTGCTTCTACCATCGGTACAGCACGAGGTAACACGCAAGGGTCGTGGCGTCCTTTACCTGCTAAAACGGTCTCTTCTCCTTCATTGGTAACTGTTTTTTGTTCTTTTCTAATAGTTGCTGTTGGCTTAAAAGCAACACGCAAAATAATATTCTCACCGTTGGAAATCCCACCCTGAATTCCCCCAGAATGGTTTGTGGTGGTACGAATTTCACCGCTCTCATCAATATAAAATTCGTCGTTATGCTCAAACCCTGTTAACAAAGTTCCTGCAAAACCAGAACCAATTTCAAATCCTTTACTAGCAGGAAGGGACATGACACCTTTAGCAAGCTCGGCTTCCAACTTATCAAACACCGGATCGCCCAAACCTTTGGGTACATTTCGGGCTACACATTCCACGACTCCACCAATGGAATCTCCTTGTCTCCCCGTTTGTTCGATCAGTTCAATCATCCGTTCTGCACATTCAGCATCAGGACAACGAACGATATTGCTCTCAACTTGTTCTAAAGTAACAGTGTTTGGATCGATCGCCGCTTCTAAATCTTTGATGCGCTTGACGTAACCTATGACTTCCACGTTAGCAACTTGGCGAAGAATTTTTTTCGCGATCGCACCTGCAGCGACTCGCCCAATAGTCTCTCGTGCTGAGGATCTACCTCCACCTTGCCAATTGCGAATGCCGTATTTTGCATCGTAAGTTGCATCGGCGTGAGACGGGCGATACTTAACAGACATCTCATCGTAATCTTGAGAACGGGTATCTTTGTTACGCACCAAAATTCCTATTGGTGTTCCCAGAGTTTTCCCTTCAAACACTCCAGATAAAATCTCACAAGAGTCTGCTTCCTTGCGAGGAGTGGTAATCTTACTTTGTCCGGGACGACGCCTGTCCAGTTCTACTTGAATTTCCTCTGTAGAAATTTCCAGTCGTGGAGGACAACCGTCTATAACGACTCCCACACCGCCTCCGTGGGATTCACCAAAAGTAGTAACGCGAAACAAATGCCCAAAAGTATTGCCCATGATGTTGATAATGTACCATCAAGCCTATGGTTTTTACTTACACGTATTCTCTCACTACCAAGAAAGAAATACCACGATCGTCACTTATCCATTTCTTTGACTTTTTTTGCAAATTGTTGCAATTTTAGATTTTAGCTGTCTCTTTCCCAATCGCCAATCATAGATACAGCACGAGGCAAAACACAAAGATTGTGGCGTCCTTATGTCACGCTTACATATAATAGTTAATTTGTCAAGATAAGCAAGCGCGAGAAAATCCTACAACCAAAAACGAAAATATTTCTTTTCTAGTCCCCAATCGCCAATCCCTAATCCCTATTTAAGAAGAACGCCAATTCTCCATTTGCAAATTAGGTACTCTTTGAAATTCTCTCTCGTTAGATGTTACAAGAATATGATGATGAGTTAGTGCTGTTGCTGCAATTAGTAAATCATATGCACCGATAGGAGTACCTGCTGTTTTCAGGATACTTCTAATCTGAGCAGCTTGTTCGGCTTCTGACGCAGCAAAAGATAATGTCGTAATTGAACTTAAGAAAGTTTCGAGCGCCGATTGAATTTTAAGAGCCTTTTGGGGATTAATCGCTAATCCATATTTCACTTCCATTAGTGTTAAGGATGAAATAAAAATATCAACAGGAGAAGTAGATTTTAATCGCTTAAGTGTATTTTCTTCTCCCTTAATAAAATCACTAATTACACAAGTATCTAGTAAATAACCCATCCTTAAAATTCGACTTCTTTAGGCGATAGCAGTTCGTCTCGGTAGGACTCAAAAACTATATTCTCTGTCACACCTTGATACTGCATAATAATTTCCGACCAATGAGTTGGTTTTGTTTCTAAGAAAGTTACAAAAACTCGGCTTTCACTAATGCCTTGTGGTGTTTCAGCAAGTTCGATTTTGCCGTTCTTGTAAATTCCTTCTATAGTTTGCAGCATTATTCTTTTCCTCCTAGCTACATTATAGTTGCTTGACAGCGATTGATTCACCTGTAACACTGAACACTTCTAAAACACATCCTTCTTCATTATTAGCAGGATGAGGAACAAAATCAATTTATGTACTAGGATAAAATAAAGGAAAAAAATTTTGTTGTCGTTATGAGTAACAGGTCTCAACTGCTCGAAGCAATTATAACCCTTCCGGAGGAGCTAGTTGACCAGGCATTATCATTTTTAAGCACGATCGCGATTGTGCTGGAAAAATCAAGGCAATGACTGATTTTTTGAATGAAGACGGTTAATTTTTGGAGAATCGTCTGTTGCGAGTCATGAAGCAAAATACGAAGGGATCGGACTTAGTTTTGTTATGCAGGAATACGGCAGAGGTTGATGTTTACCCTCTGCCGTTCTGCGGTAAAACTAAAGCTAGAATATCAGTTTGTTAGTCATTTCAAACTTGCTTGTAGCTAGATTTTGGCTCTCATCCAAAATCCCAAATCCACGCATCCAAAATCTACCGACCAACACCAATATACTGGAAACCAGCCCGAATCATTGTCTCTGGGTCAAGATAATTACGACCATCAACCATGACTGGATGACTCATAAGTTGAGCCATTTTGGCATAATCTAAGTTTTTGAATTGTTCCCATTCAGTGACAAGTACCAATGCATCACAACCATCAGCAAGTCTTTCAGCATCGGTTTCTACCAATACGCCGCTCAAACCATGACGCATACCTGTTTGGGAAACAATTGGGTCATAAGCTTTCACTTTTGCGCCCAAGCGGTTCAACTGCTCGATAATATTGAGAGCGGGCGCATCGCGCATATCGTCTGTATCGGGCTTAAAGGTTAAACCTAACAATCCAATAGATTTACCTTTAAGAATTTTCAAAGCTTGCTGTAGTTTTTCAATGGCAATTAATCGCTGGCGCTCGTTAACGCTTACAGCTGCTTTCATTAACTGAGCTTCATAACCGTAGTCATCAGCAGTATGAATTAATGCTGCAACATCTTTAGGGAAACAAGAACCACCCCAACCGATACCAGCGTTCAAGAACTTGTTACCGATACGGGAGTCTAAACCGATACCTTTTGCAACTTGAGTCACGTCAGCACCAACGCGATCGCAAATGTTAGCAACTTCGTTAATAAAACTAATCTTAGTTGCCAAGAAAGCGTTAGCAGCATATTTAATCATTTCTGCCGAACTCAAATCTGTTGTCAATACAGGTACTGGAGGTAAAGACGGATCTTCGGCAAATTTGCGCTCAACAATGGGAGTATAGAGTTGTTGCATCAAAGCGAGAGCTCTGGGGCTGTTACCTCCCACAACAATACGGTCTGGGTTGAAGGTATCATATACTGCTGAACCTTCCCGCAGAAACTCTGGGTTACTGACTACATCAAACTCTGCTGTAATTTCAGGCAATTTTTCTAATTCCGAACCACCACCTGCAGTCACAAGTGTTTTTTGACGTTCGGCAATACCATCTAAAACAATCATTCTTACCCAGTCTCCAGAACCGATAGGTACTGTAGACTTGTTAACAATAACTTTATAACCACCGTTTAAGTGAGCGCCAATACCGCGAGCAACTGCTTCAACGTAACGAGTATCGCTTTCACCAGTTGGTAGAGGCGGTGTTCCGACTGCAATAAACAAAATTTCTCCGTGAGCAACGCCTGCAGCCAAATCTGTAGTAAATTGAATCTTTTCTGCGTTAATTGCAGATTGCATAATTTCTGAGAGTCCCGGCTCAAATATCGGTGATTGCCCGGACTTCATAATTTTAACTTTCTCTTCGTTATTGTCTACACAAATAACATCATGACCAATGTGAGCTAAGCACGCACCTGTAACCAAACCAACGTAACCAGTACCTATAACACAAACACGCATTTCGTTTTATTCCTCGTTTTATGGGGTGATTGAAGAAACTTTTCAGTGGGAGCAAAAACTATAAATTTATGGTTCCCAGAGCTAACAGTTTTCTTGCCATTAGCTATTGGCCATTTTTAATGCGCTCGCGAAAATCTTCTACAGTCAGTTTTAACCCCTGTTGCAAAGGAACGCTAGGTTCCCAATTTAACCAAGTTTTTGCTCTTGTAATATCAGGGCGGCGACGACGTGGATCGTCAGAAGGTAGTGGCTCAAACTGAATTTTTGCGTCAGGGTTAACTAAGTTTTGCACCGCTTGGGCTAACTCCAGAATTGTATACTCATCAGGATTTCCCAAATTCACTGGACCGACGTATTCGTTATTCATCAGACGCATCAGACCGTCTACCAAATCAGAGACATAGCAAAAACTGCGGGTTTGCGAACCCTCTCCATAAACAGTCAGAGGAGTTCCCCGCAATGCTTGAACCACAAAGTTGCTAACGACCCGACCGTCATTTTCCAGCATTCGAGGTCCGTAGGTGTTAAATATTCTGGCAACACGGACATCTACTTTGTTTTGTCTGTAGTAATCAAAAGCCAAAGTTTCTGCAATGCGTTTTCCTTCGTCATAGCAAGAGCGAATTCCAATAGGATTCACATTACCCCAGTACTCTTCACTTTGAGGATGAACGTTTGGATCTCCGTATACTTCACTTGTTGAAGCTAACAAAAATCTTGCTTTGACACGCTTAGCCAACCCCAACATATTCAACGTACCCATCACGTTGGTTTTAACTGTTTTTACGGGATTGTACTGGTAATGTACTGGGGAAGCAGGACAAGCCAAATGGTAAATTTGATCGACTTCTAATCTAATTGGCTCGGTGATGTCATGACGGATCATCTCGAAATATGGGTGATCCAACCATTTCAGGATATTACGTTTGTGTCCTGTATAAAAGTTGTCAAGGCAAATCACTTCATGTCCATCGGTTATTAACCGATCGATAAGATGGGAGCCAATAAACCCAGCACCGCCTGTTACCAAAATTCTCATAGTTTACCAGTTACTAACAAATGTTTGCTTTCTTCGCTTGCGCTTGTACTTAGATTACCCAGGCTTTAAACAAAAATACAGCAAAAGAAATATGCTTTTTTCGAGAGTTCTGGA
It encodes the following:
- the aroC gene encoding chorismate synthase; the protein is MGNTFGHLFRVTTFGESHGGGVGVVIDGCPPRLEISTEEIQVELDRRRPGQSKITTPRKEADSCEILSGVFEGKTLGTPIGILVRNKDTRSQDYDEMSVKYRPSHADATYDAKYGIRNWQGGGRSSARETIGRVAAGAIAKKILRQVANVEVIGYVKRIKDLEAAIDPNTVTLEQVESNIVRCPDAECAERMIELIEQTGRQGDSIGGVVECVARNVPKGLGDPVFDKLEAELAKGVMSLPASKGFEIGSGFAGTLLTGFEHNDEFYIDESGEIRTTTNHSGGIQGGISNGENIILRVAFKPTATIRKEQKTVTNEGEETVLAGKGRHDPCVLPRAVPMVEAMVAIVLCDRLLQHYGQCKVL
- a CDS encoding type II toxin-antitoxin system VapC family toxin, whose translation is MGYLLDTCVISDFIKGEENTLKRLKSTSPVDIFISSLTLMEVKYGLAINPQKALKIQSALETFLSSITTLSFAASEAEQAAQIRSILKTAGTPIGAYDLLIAATALTHHHILVTSNEREFQRVPNLQMENWRSS
- a CDS encoding UDP-glucose dehydrogenase family protein, with the protein product MRVCVIGTGYVGLVTGACLAHIGHDVICVDNNEEKVKIMKSGQSPIFEPGLSEIMQSAINAEKIQFTTDLAAGVAHGEILFIAVGTPPLPTGESDTRYVEAVARGIGAHLNGGYKVIVNKSTVPIGSGDWVRMIVLDGIAERQKTLVTAGGGSELEKLPEITAEFDVVSNPEFLREGSAVYDTFNPDRIVVGGNSPRALALMQQLYTPIVERKFAEDPSLPPVPVLTTDLSSAEMIKYAANAFLATKISFINEVANICDRVGADVTQVAKGIGLDSRIGNKFLNAGIGWGGSCFPKDVAALIHTADDYGYEAQLMKAAVSVNERQRLIAIEKLQQALKILKGKSIGLLGLTFKPDTDDMRDAPALNIIEQLNRLGAKVKAYDPIVSQTGMRHGLSGVLVETDAERLADGCDALVLVTEWEQFKNLDYAKMAQLMSHPVMVDGRNYLDPETMIRAGFQYIGVGR
- a CDS encoding UDP-glucuronic acid decarboxylase family protein, with product MRILVTGGAGFIGSHLIDRLITDGHEVICLDNFYTGHKRNILKWLDHPYFEMIRHDITEPIRLEVDQIYHLACPASPVHYQYNPVKTVKTNVMGTLNMLGLAKRVKARFLLASTSEVYGDPNVHPQSEEYWGNVNPIGIRSCYDEGKRIAETLAFDYYRQNKVDVRVARIFNTYGPRMLENDGRVVSNFVVQALRGTPLTVYGEGSQTRSFCYVSDLVDGLMRLMNNEYVGPVNLGNPDEYTILELAQAVQNLVNPDAKIQFEPLPSDDPRRRRPDITRAKTWLNWEPSVPLQQGLKLTVEDFRERIKNGQ